A window of Phycobacter azelaicus contains these coding sequences:
- a CDS encoding NnrU family protein, which produces MSWILLIFGIALWWAAHLFKRIAPNTRAALGTTGWRLVAVAVLISVALMTLGFRATPFVHVWSPPAYLTHANNLLVLVAIFFFTPAAKRGVILNGVRHPMLTGFALWAVAHLLVNGDLASILLFGGLLLWVPVSKLATNRAEGPWVARPRGTIIWDGAFLLASVIALWVVGQIHTWLGYSPFG; this is translated from the coding sequence ATGAGCTGGATCCTTCTTATCTTTGGCATCGCCCTCTGGTGGGCCGCGCATCTGTTCAAACGCATCGCCCCCAACACCCGGGCCGCCCTGGGCACAACCGGGTGGCGGCTGGTGGCCGTCGCGGTACTGATCTCGGTCGCGCTGATGACCCTCGGCTTTCGCGCAACGCCATTCGTCCATGTCTGGAGCCCACCTGCCTACCTGACCCATGCAAACAACCTGCTGGTTCTGGTCGCGATCTTCTTCTTCACTCCGGCGGCCAAGCGCGGCGTGATTCTGAATGGGGTGCGTCATCCCATGCTGACCGGCTTCGCGCTCTGGGCTGTCGCCCATTTGCTGGTCAATGGCGACCTGGCTTCGATCCTGCTGTTCGGTGGCCTGCTGCTTTGGGTGCCGGTTTCCAAACTTGCAACCAATCGGGCCGAAGGCCCCTGGGTTGCCCGCCCTCGCGGCACCATCATCTGGGACGGCGCCTTCTTGCTGGCCAGCGTGATCGCCCTGTGGGTGGTCGGCCAGATCCACACCTGGCTGGGCTACAGCCCGTTCGGCTGA
- a CDS encoding SDR family NAD(P)-dependent oxidoreductase has protein sequence MATPFKEKYGDWALITGGTSGIGAELADQVAAKGLNVVVVARKEAELKAKVADLQSRHGIQAKYIVADLATDEGIAAVKSVDKEIGLLIPGAGMEVNGAFEKTDAAKEAQSLRINVLSTFELTHHFSRNMVARGKGGILLVSSMAGHAAFPYFANYSGAKGYVLNLGAALHGELGPKGVDVSVLSPGLTNTPMVADNGVDWSKMPLKGMEPADVAAAGLNALGRRFAVVPGRRNSLMIRMMGLTPAKLAIRMSEKMVRMGINPAKI, from the coding sequence ATGGCCACACCGTTCAAAGAAAAATACGGAGACTGGGCTCTGATCACCGGGGGAACCTCGGGCATTGGAGCCGAACTGGCCGACCAGGTCGCAGCCAAGGGGCTGAACGTGGTCGTCGTGGCCCGCAAGGAGGCCGAGTTGAAAGCCAAGGTTGCTGACCTGCAGTCCAGGCACGGTATTCAGGCCAAGTACATCGTGGCAGACTTGGCCACCGATGAAGGCATTGCAGCCGTCAAATCCGTGGACAAGGAAATCGGCCTGCTGATCCCTGGCGCGGGCATGGAGGTCAATGGCGCCTTCGAAAAGACAGATGCCGCGAAAGAGGCACAGTCCCTGCGTATCAATGTGCTGTCCACATTTGAACTGACCCACCACTTCAGCCGAAACATGGTCGCGCGCGGCAAAGGCGGCATCCTGTTGGTCTCGTCGATGGCGGGGCACGCAGCATTCCCTTATTTCGCCAACTACTCTGGCGCCAAGGGTTATGTCCTGAACCTGGGCGCAGCACTGCACGGTGAACTGGGGCCAAAGGGTGTTGACGTGTCCGTCCTTTCGCCCGGCCTGACGAATACGCCCATGGTTGCCGACAATGGCGTGGACTGGTCGAAAATGCCGCTCAAGGGCATGGAACCGGCTGACGTTGCGGCCGCAGGTCTGAACGCGCTTGGACGTCGTTTTGCCGTTGTGCCCGGCCGCCGAAACAGTCTGATGATCCGCATGATGGGTCTGACCCCGGCCAAACTCGCCATCCGCATGAGCGAGAAGATGGTCCGCATGGGCATCAATCCCGCCAAAATCTAA
- a CDS encoding DUF2798 domain-containing protein, giving the protein MTDSTYTTAPGTKRSTPTKIAIALSVMAPVASILTGVMTWANTGFGNAFLADWGISFLKALFVLMPFALIVMGLLARVIEAALPKLSPLGQNIVLGVIMAFVMQSLMAVITAGTTAGFGDTQIFAGLWWNALVTSFPVGLVMALVMTTLIRPRLIAILRS; this is encoded by the coding sequence ATGACCGACAGCACGTACACCACCGCACCCGGAACCAAACGTTCCACCCCGACCAAGATCGCCATCGCCCTTTCCGTCATGGCTCCGGTCGCGTCGATCCTGACCGGGGTCATGACATGGGCCAACACCGGGTTTGGCAACGCATTCCTTGCCGATTGGGGCATCTCGTTCCTGAAAGCCCTCTTTGTTCTGATGCCCTTTGCCCTGATCGTAATGGGCCTTCTGGCCCGGGTAATCGAGGCAGCCCTGCCGAAACTCTCGCCTCTGGGTCAAAACATTGTGCTTGGCGTCATCATGGCCTTTGTCATGCAATCCCTGATGGCGGTGATCACCGCCGGAACCACCGCCGGGTTTGGCGACACCCAAATCTTCGCGGGCCTCTGGTGGAACGCACTTGTGACATCCTTCCCTGTTGGCCTCGTTATGGCGCTGGTCATGACCACTCTGATCCGGCCACGTCTGATCGCCATTTTGCGCAGCTGA
- a CDS encoding carboxymuconolactone decarboxylase family protein — MTNFTTHTVETAPEGSKPILEMATQKYGYTPNLLANMAEAPAMIEAYVTLSQIFQKTKLSETERQVILLTISRLNECTYCMAAHTTIAQMAKVDIDVIEALRTGKPLKDPKLEALRSFATVVNDTRGYPSEAQIEGFLAAGYTRQTMLEVIVGISLKVLSNYTNHLAGTEPDEGFKPNAWSPDMSDEEHDAHRQYAIQHYLSVDFWRGRAA; from the coding sequence ATGACCAACTTCACCACCCACACCGTTGAAACTGCCCCCGAAGGCTCGAAGCCGATCCTTGAAATGGCGACCCAGAAATACGGCTACACGCCCAACCTGCTGGCCAACATGGCCGAGGCGCCGGCGATGATTGAGGCCTATGTGACCCTCAGCCAGATTTTCCAGAAAACGAAACTGTCCGAGACCGAGCGCCAGGTCATCCTGCTGACCATCAGCCGCCTGAACGAATGCACCTATTGCATGGCCGCCCACACGACCATCGCCCAGATGGCCAAGGTCGATATCGACGTGATCGAGGCCCTGCGCACCGGCAAGCCGCTGAAAGACCCCAAGCTCGAGGCGCTGCGCAGCTTTGCCACCGTCGTCAATGACACCCGCGGCTATCCGTCTGAGGCGCAGATCGAGGGCTTCCTGGCGGCGGGCTACACGCGCCAGACCATGCTGGAAGTAATCGTCGGGATCAGCCTCAAGGTTCTGTCGAACTACACCAATCACCTGGCGGGGACGGAACCCGATGAGGGATTCAAACCCAACGCCTGGTCGCCCGACATGAGCGACGAAGAGCACGATGCGCACCGCCAATACGCCATCCAGCACTACCTGTCCGTCGACTTCTGGCGCGGCCGGGCGGCGTAA
- a CDS encoding TetR/AcrR family transcriptional regulator: MPWEKAFDTNEALERAADVFMAKGYEATSITHLTKGMGINKGSLYNAFGSKKELFKEVLTKFVRDNQGPLLAQLSALDDPIAAIAAVFDGVVAQGLTDFEKKGNLIINTALEMPNHDEDVQEIVRGALDNLEEFFLALVQRGKDQGRIPETIVAEDAARSLVSLTVGIRVLARGAFDGNQMLSIKANALRLVGN; the protein is encoded by the coding sequence ATGCCGTGGGAAAAAGCATTCGACACCAATGAGGCTTTGGAGCGGGCCGCCGACGTCTTCATGGCGAAAGGGTATGAAGCCACTTCGATCACCCATCTGACCAAAGGGATGGGGATCAACAAGGGCAGCCTCTACAACGCTTTCGGCAGCAAGAAAGAGCTGTTCAAGGAGGTCCTGACCAAGTTCGTGCGCGACAACCAGGGGCCGCTGTTGGCGCAGCTGTCGGCGCTGGATGACCCGATTGCCGCAATCGCGGCCGTGTTCGACGGCGTGGTCGCGCAAGGGCTGACCGATTTCGAGAAAAAGGGCAACCTGATCATCAACACGGCGCTGGAGATGCCCAACCATGATGAGGACGTGCAAGAAATCGTCCGGGGTGCGCTGGACAACCTCGAAGAGTTTTTTCTGGCCCTTGTGCAACGCGGCAAGGATCAGGGGCGCATACCCGAAACCATCGTAGCAGAGGACGCTGCCCGCTCTCTGGTTTCATTGACCGTCGGTATCCGGGTCCTGGCGCGCGGGGCTTTTGACGGCAACCAGATGCTGTCGATCAAGGCCAACGCCTTGCGCCTTGTCGGGAACTGA
- a CDS encoding LysR family transcriptional regulator, which produces MNLRQLEQFLAVAETGSFSKGAARAHVSQPALSTAIGKLEDDLGVQLFNRLARQVTLTSEGHRLMASAKTIVGECETVRSALKQTAEREVLSIGICDTMDLPSLAATLEQFRRNHGFVRLKVWEDNSQTLINQLANGRQDIVFLADTGDENLPPSWEKHVLSTEHYVIATAQDHRLAEQKSAPLTTLHDLPFIARRHCEYRKVFGQLLSQQNIRPKVTYRTSQDQRALDLIRAGLGVGLFPKSLVSDDLHVLEVEDHELKRNLICCWKEPQSAGVSAFLEFTEISATS; this is translated from the coding sequence ATGAACCTCAGACAGCTCGAACAATTCCTCGCCGTGGCTGAAACCGGCAGCTTCTCAAAAGGGGCTGCCCGGGCGCATGTGTCTCAACCCGCGCTGTCCACGGCCATCGGTAAGCTTGAGGATGATCTTGGGGTGCAGTTGTTCAACCGTCTGGCCCGGCAGGTCACCCTGACGTCAGAAGGCCATCGCCTGATGGCCAGCGCCAAGACCATCGTCGGTGAATGCGAGACTGTTCGTTCGGCCCTGAAACAGACCGCCGAGCGCGAGGTGCTGTCCATCGGCATCTGCGACACGATGGATCTACCCTCGCTGGCCGCCACGCTGGAGCAGTTCCGGCGCAACCATGGCTTTGTCCGCCTCAAGGTCTGGGAAGACAACAGTCAGACATTGATCAACCAGTTGGCCAACGGACGGCAAGATATCGTGTTCCTGGCCGACACAGGAGACGAAAATCTGCCGCCTTCCTGGGAAAAACACGTTCTGTCGACCGAGCACTATGTCATTGCCACGGCGCAAGACCACCGCCTCGCTGAGCAGAAATCGGCTCCACTCACCACGCTGCATGACCTCCCCTTCATCGCGCGCAGGCATTGCGAATACCGCAAGGTCTTCGGACAACTTCTGTCACAGCAGAACATCCGTCCCAAGGTAACCTATCGCACCTCGCAGGATCAGCGCGCCTTGGATCTTATCCGTGCGGGGTTGGGTGTCGGCCTCTTTCCGAAAAGCCTGGTCAGCGATGATCTGCATGTCCTTGAGGTCGAAGATCACGAACTGAAACGGAACCTGATCTGCTGCTGGAAGGAACCCCAGTCGGCAGGTGTCAGTGCATTCCTGGAATTTACCGAAATATCAGCCACGTCCTGA
- a CDS encoding SDR family NAD(P)-dependent oxidoreductase, protein MTQTALVIGAGDNLGAAIARRFAREGLHVVASRRRGDLSPLIAEIEAAGGQATGVHSDARDEDAVKQLVAEAEDIGPIAACVFNVGGNVRMPVAETTTRVYRKVWEMCALAGFLVGREVAGRMKERGQGTILFTGASASLRGNAGFAAFAGGKHALRALAQSMARELGPEGVHVAHVIIDGLIDNPNTKDLFPAMFEARGEDGILKPDDIAEAYWQLHAQPRTAWSFEMDLRPFKEPW, encoded by the coding sequence ATGACCCAGACCGCCCTTGTCATTGGCGCCGGAGACAATCTCGGCGCTGCGATTGCCCGCAGGTTTGCGCGGGAAGGTCTGCATGTGGTGGCCTCTCGCCGTCGTGGAGATTTGTCGCCTCTGATTGCGGAGATCGAAGCTGCTGGCGGGCAAGCCACTGGGGTGCATTCTGATGCGCGGGATGAAGATGCGGTCAAGCAGTTGGTCGCAGAAGCCGAAGATATAGGCCCCATCGCAGCTTGTGTCTTCAACGTCGGCGGCAATGTCCGCATGCCCGTAGCCGAGACCACGACCCGAGTGTATCGCAAGGTCTGGGAGATGTGCGCGCTGGCCGGGTTCCTGGTGGGCCGAGAGGTTGCGGGGCGGATGAAAGAGCGTGGTCAGGGCACCATCCTGTTCACCGGCGCCTCGGCCTCGCTGCGTGGCAATGCCGGGTTCGCAGCCTTTGCTGGGGGCAAACACGCCTTGCGGGCGCTGGCCCAGAGCATGGCGCGCGAACTTGGCCCGGAAGGGGTGCATGTGGCCCATGTCATCATCGACGGGCTGATCGACAACCCGAACACCAAAGACCTGTTCCCTGCGATGTTCGAGGCCCGTGGTGAAGACGGCATCCTGAAGCCAGACGATATCGCCGAAGCCTATTGGCAGCTGCACGCCCAACCCCGGACCGCCTGG